A genomic window from Chaetodon auriga isolate fChaAug3 chromosome 13, fChaAug3.hap1, whole genome shotgun sequence includes:
- the LOC143330054 gene encoding CASP8 and FADD-like apoptosis regulator, producing the protein MAHPDQLQLQAINQIAEALSSSERRRLFYLCESLDTDNSVACVKEMLKRKVMRDESGQLFLRELMVRLRRFDILRKVCNTSRDEVERTLTYREVLPRFRVLMANISEDMASEDLHSVKFLLGNTLPREKMENAKSFLDVIIELEKLDIVSPERVDVVEECLSSIGRIDLAKKVEAYKTPVATSKQHSSQKQRCRAPRLFLPPNSSHPLQQARQAEPHHSASEKIPVSVYREQSCQSHLDLYKFNTNPRGTCVVIDCVGNDGDMLEQTFKALHFNVVVYKWLSVEDISAALRGISRQRESLEGDGFVCCIISRGATNRLLGTDPYSVGLHLDSVRGLFTADACPMLAGKPKLFFIQRYSVAEFQPCARMEHRDEDLETDGCDGMPRYDLIPTDADVFWSHCWTDERQLEQGNHCSIYLKALTDALQRGQKRKTRLVDVHTEVNGAIFEHNKRNPGSEYLIEVKHTLRKDLFVQ; encoded by the exons ATGGCTCATCCAGACCAACTTCAGCTTCAGGCCATTAATCAGATCGCAGAGgctctcagcagcagtgaaCGCAGGAGGCTCTTCTACCTGTGTGAAAGCCTGGACACGGACAACAGTGTGGCTTGCGTGAAGGAGATGCTGAAACGTAAAGTGATGAGAGATGAGAGCGGTCAGCTGTTCCTGAGGGAGCTGATGGTGCGGCTGAGACGGTTTGATATCCTGAGGAAGGTGTGTAACACCAGCAGAGACGAGGTGGAGAGGACTCTGACATACAGAGAGGTTCTGCCAAGATTCAG AGTACTGATGGCAAATATAAGTGAAGATATGGCCAGTGAGGATCTGCACAGTGTGAAATTCTTGTTAGGCAACACGTTACCCCGTGAGAAGATGGAAAACGCAAAG AGCTTCCTGGATGTAATAATTGAACTTGAGAAGCTGGATATAGTTTCACCTGAAAGAGTGGACGTTGTAGAGGAATGTTTGTCAAGTATTGGCAGGATCGACCTAGCCAAAAAAGTGGAGGCCTACAAGACGCCAG TTGCAACATCTAAACAACATTCATCCCAAAAGCAAAGGTGCAGAGCTCCT CGTCTATTCCTCCCTCCAAATAGTTCTCATCCACTACAGCAAGCAAGACAAGCAGAGCCCCATCACAGTG CGTCAGAAAAGATACCAGTGTCTGtatacagagagcagagctgtcag AGTCATCTAGATTTGTACAAGTTTAACACTAATCCCAGAGGAACTTGTGTTGTCATAGACTGCGTGGGTAATGATGGAG ACATGTTGGAACAGACATTCAAGGCCCTTCACTTCAATGTGGTTGTCTACAAGTGGCTGAGCGTGGAAGACATTTCAGCAGCTCTCAGAGGGATctccagacagagagagagccttGAAGGTGACGGCTTTGTCTGTTGCATCATTAGCCGTGGTGCGACAAACCGTCTCCTGGGTACAGACCCGTACAGTGTAGGTCTGCATTTGGACAGTGTCCGAGGTCTGTTCACCGCTGATGCATGCCCGATGCTGGCTGGCAAGCCCAAACTCTTCTTCATCCAGAGATACAGCGTCGCCGAGTTTCAGCCCTGTGCCAGGATGGAGCACCGGGATGAGGACCTGGAAACAGATGGGTGTGATGGGATGCCCAGATATGATTTAATCCCCACAGATGCAGATGTGTTCTGGAGTCACTGCTGGACAGATGAACGTCAACTGGAGCAAGGAAACCATTGCTCCATTTACCTGAAGGCTCTGACAGACGCCTTACAAAGAGGCCAGAAGAG GAAAACGCGCCTTGTTGATGTTCATACTGAAGTGAATGGGGCCATTTTTGAACATAACAAGAGGAATCCGGGGTCAGAGTACCTCATCGAAGTGAAACATACTCTGCGGAAAGATCTGTTCGTACAATAG